From Xylanibacter oryzae DSM 17970, a single genomic window includes:
- a CDS encoding golvesin C-terminal-like domain-containing protein produces the protein MNRFCRTILILLSTAITSVSAQDNVMLNSQWGNIDYSGEPWTKNESVPYKIKKGLQNRHISVWASHGRYYNLSQDRWVWQRPNLFCTTEDLFTQTIVVPYLIPMLENAGAIVFTPRERDWQKNEIIVDNDDTNKANEYTEFVSKRHWSTSTIKGFAKHNGAYSDNENPFTAGTARMAETAKSKSKCSEISYQPVFPVEGKYAVYVSYQTMPKSIDDAHYTVFHKGQATSILVNQQMGGSTWVYIGTFDFDKGYNQFNRVVITNQSQSHGVVTADAVRFGGGMGNIERGGQISGLPRCLEGARYYAQWAGMPYSVYSSKNGADDYADDINVRSLMTNYLGGGSVYMPSLDGDKVPFELSLAIHSDAGYANDCKSLVGSLAICTTEYNDERLNSGISRMISKDFASLLLNNVKTDITYKYKNWSERDLYDKNYSETRLPEIPSAILETMSHQNFPDMIMGQDPSFKFTMARSIYKTITKFVAAQHDKKFVITPLAPDDFRIEFKNKDKIRISWNDVTDLQEPTSIPTGYVLYTSAGTSGFDNGKYIKKNNYIEMHLKPGVMYNFKVTAVNQGGESFPTEVLSAYYNPLANKTIMIINGFHRLAAPAIRNNDKEQGFDLDADPGVSYGPTAGWNGRQQSFDIKKIGSILPDGLGYCGDELAGTFVAGNDFNYVRTHADAIASTSNYNIVSCSSLAVESGLVQIKKYDMIDLLLGLEKDDKHSLEFYKTFKASMQNKLKEYAMQGGKMFISGSYIGSDMQTESEKSFMANLFKISCDSTEQYNKNDTIKGLSNTFTVYRTINEKHYAATSPDIINPLSPAFCAMQYSDNQSAAVAYGGTDYRCFTMALPFECIKNAETRKTLMGGIIKFLIK, from the coding sequence ATGAATAGGTTTTGCCGTACCATACTTATCCTACTGTCCACAGCTATAACCAGCGTATCGGCCCAAGACAATGTAATGTTAAACAGTCAATGGGGCAATATAGATTACAGTGGCGAGCCTTGGACAAAGAACGAATCAGTTCCTTATAAGATAAAAAAGGGGTTGCAGAACCGTCATATTTCAGTTTGGGCGTCTCATGGCAGATATTACAATCTGTCTCAAGACAGATGGGTATGGCAGCGTCCTAACCTTTTTTGCACAACCGAAGATCTTTTCACTCAAACTATAGTAGTACCATATCTCATCCCTATGCTTGAGAATGCCGGTGCTATAGTTTTCACTCCACGTGAAAGGGATTGGCAAAAAAACGAGATTATTGTAGACAATGATGATACAAACAAAGCTAATGAATATACTGAATTTGTAAGCAAGCGTCATTGGAGCACTTCTACTATAAAGGGATTTGCGAAACATAACGGAGCGTATTCAGACAACGAGAATCCATTCACCGCAGGCACAGCGAGAATGGCAGAGACGGCAAAAAGCAAATCAAAATGTAGCGAAATTTCTTATCAACCTGTTTTTCCTGTCGAAGGAAAATATGCTGTATATGTAAGTTATCAGACTATGCCAAAGAGCATTGATGATGCACACTACACTGTTTTTCACAAAGGTCAGGCTACCTCAATACTTGTAAACCAGCAAATGGGCGGAAGCACATGGGTATACATTGGAACATTTGACTTTGACAAAGGTTATAATCAGTTTAATCGTGTTGTGATAACTAATCAAAGTCAAAGTCATGGTGTTGTAACAGCTGACGCCGTAAGATTTGGAGGTGGAATGGGAAATATCGAGCGTGGCGGACAAATAAGTGGATTACCTAGATGCCTCGAAGGGGCGCGTTACTATGCACAGTGGGCTGGTATGCCATATAGCGTATACAGCTCAAAAAACGGAGCAGACGATTACGCTGACGATATAAACGTGCGTTCATTGATGACAAACTACCTTGGAGGAGGGTCCGTTTATATGCCTTCACTTGACGGTGACAAAGTACCTTTCGAATTATCACTTGCTATACATAGTGATGCAGGATATGCAAATGACTGCAAATCACTCGTAGGTTCTTTGGCTATATGTACCACGGAATATAATGATGAACGTTTAAATTCAGGCATATCAAGAATGATATCTAAAGATTTTGCATCATTGCTTCTTAATAACGTAAAAACCGATATCACCTATAAATACAAGAACTGGAGTGAGCGAGATTTATATGACAAAAACTATTCTGAAACACGATTGCCAGAAATACCTTCTGCCATATTAGAAACAATGTCACATCAGAATTTTCCTGATATGATTATGGGACAAGATCCTAGCTTCAAGTTTACAATGGCAAGGTCAATATATAAGACCATCACTAAATTTGTAGCTGCACAACATGATAAAAAATTTGTTATCACCCCACTTGCTCCTGACGATTTCCGTATTGAGTTTAAGAACAAAGATAAAATACGCATTTCATGGAATGACGTAACAGACCTTCAGGAACCAACCTCCATCCCAACGGGATACGTATTGTATACCTCTGCCGGTACAAGTGGATTCGATAACGGCAAATATATTAAAAAGAACAACTATATTGAAATGCATTTGAAGCCTGGTGTAATGTACAATTTTAAAGTTACAGCCGTTAATCAAGGTGGAGAAAGTTTTCCTACGGAAGTTTTATCTGCATACTATAATCCCTTAGCGAATAAGACTATTATGATCATAAATGGATTTCACCGTCTTGCGGCTCCTGCCATTCGTAACAATGACAAAGAGCAAGGGTTTGATTTAGATGCTGATCCAGGAGTAAGTTATGGTCCTACAGCTGGATGGAACGGAAGACAACAAAGTTTTGATATTAAAAAAATAGGTAGCATTCTACCTGACGGACTTGGATATTGTGGAGATGAATTGGCTGGAACGTTCGTTGCCGGGAATGACTTTAATTATGTTAGAACCCATGCTGATGCAATCGCATCTACTTCCAACTACAATATCGTTAGCTGTTCAAGCCTTGCAGTAGAATCAGGATTGGTTCAAATCAAGAAATATGATATGATAGATCTTCTACTAGGTTTAGAAAAAGATGACAAGCATAGTCTTGAATTCTATAAAACATTTAAGGCATCTATGCAAAATAAGCTAAAAGAGTATGCTATGCAAGGTGGTAAAATGTTTATTAGTGGTTCATATATCGGCTCAGACATGCAGACAGAATCAGAAAAATCATTCATGGCAAATCTCTTTAAAATAAGTTGCGACAGTACGGAACAATATAACAAGAACGACACTATAAAAGGTTTAAGCAATACTTTTACCGTATATCGAACTATTAATGAGAAACATTATGCAGCCACATCACCTGATATAATCAATCCATTATCTCCGGCATTCTGTGCCATGCAGTATTCAGACAACCAATCTGCTGCTGTTGCATACGGTGGTACCGATTACAGATGCTTCACAATGGCACTGCCATTTGAGTGTATCAAAAACGCAGAAACAAGAAAAACGCTAATGGGAGGAATTATAAAATTCCTAATAAAATAA
- a CDS encoding CusA/CzcA family heavy metal efflux RND transporter: MIERIIRFSLNNKFIVGLFIAVIVGCGIYSLTRLPIDVTPDITNNQVQVIAYAPSLAVQEVESSLTAPIESAVANIPHTIELRSISRLGLSVITIVFKDDVDIYWARQQISERLKDAENTIPQGIADISLAPITTGLGEIYQYRLKVEKGYENRYTPMDLRTLQDWTIRRAMLGTPGVADVNSYGGFVKQYEIAVNPDRMKSAGLSLNDIFTALENNNENTGSAYIEKGQSAYFIRGIGLIKKISDIENIVVKNNDSGMPILIRDIADVNYGNATRYGAFVSDTEEGVGGVIMMLKDANAKDVIKNVEDKINTIQKTLPAGVKIEPYLNRADLVQRTISTVARNLIEGALIVIFILVLFLGNARAGFIVASVIPLAMLFAVSMMNLFGVSGNLMSLGAIDFGLIVDGAVIIVESVVSNISGTRYKNPKQSTISAKEMDETVFQSAKRMMSSATFGQIIIFIVYIPIMTLVGIEGKMFRPMAEVVAFALIGATILSLTYIPVISALLLRKRQTNKSKLSEKIMKGIYLFFRPIIHFSLRHKISVTVSAIAMFIVSIAIFNTLGGEFVPQLEEGDLAASVITLQGGSLSNTIEQVKKANRIIKSQFPEVKHVVCKIGTGEIPSDPMPFETGDYVITLKDKSQWTSASTREELVEKMQKALSPLAGVKFEFQQPIQMRENELISGSKQDVAIKIFGDDLDSLAEKADIVKDLITGIPGVEDINVEKVTGLAQVQVKYNRERLAQYGINVGDVNRVLRTAFSGSKAGQVYDGEKRFSLVVRMGKDYRHSIDDIRYLTVPLPHGGQIPMEQLAEVSIKEGPAQISRENTRRRITIGFNVRGGDVETIIHEIQNRIDAKLKLPVGYYVSFGGQFENLQQAKARLSIAVPIALLLIFILLYFAFKSVKEALLIYTAVPMSVIGGILALWLRGMDFSISAGVGFIALFGIAVLNGIVLISEFNRLEQKGMTNIIQRVLCGIRTRIRPVMITATAASLGFFPMAISTSAGAEVQKPLATVVIGGLISATLLTLIVLPIFYIFFSSFSFRNILRRIPKSSSPVLIATIIFSAYSVSGIAQTRISLDEALRIASEKNLTIRSADYDIKMQKVITGTSFDIPKTELSGEYGKINSYSKDNSFSISQSFSMPSVYSNQRKLAKANVKSSEFNRIAVMSDITTSIKRIYNQMVYLNEKLRLLRYQDTLYTRFTSMAEIRYKAGETKKLEYMAACSQQSDIRNRIVQTCKDIDICSSRMQTLINSSEKIYPSIERLEPIVYNSTTVDNAASKNPNVALAMQQIENAGIEYKLESSRMLPDFKIGFSSQTIRGTQDVGGITRTFGTGDRFNSIQFGVSVPLFFSSSKSKIKAAEIKTIIVKNDAEIYAQNIKNEYQTLLYKYEKQQNAISYYHDQAVPEADMIISQSEYSYKHGEIAYPEYIVNVTKAFDIKQNYIDTVNDYNQTVISLESTEGKIF; encoded by the coding sequence ATGATAGAGCGTATAATACGTTTTTCTTTAAATAACAAGTTCATTGTCGGTCTTTTTATTGCCGTTATTGTCGGATGTGGGATATACTCTCTGACAAGACTTCCGATAGATGTAACACCAGACATAACAAACAATCAGGTACAGGTTATAGCCTACGCGCCGTCACTGGCCGTACAAGAAGTAGAAAGTTCATTAACAGCGCCAATTGAATCAGCTGTAGCAAATATTCCACACACTATAGAACTCAGGTCAATATCAAGATTAGGGCTATCGGTAATTACAATAGTATTCAAAGACGATGTAGACATATACTGGGCTCGTCAGCAAATAAGCGAACGCCTTAAAGATGCAGAGAATACAATTCCTCAAGGTATTGCAGACATATCATTGGCACCAATTACCACAGGCCTTGGTGAAATATATCAGTATAGACTTAAAGTAGAAAAAGGATATGAGAATAGATACACCCCAATGGATCTTCGCACACTTCAAGACTGGACAATAAGACGAGCTATGCTTGGCACACCGGGAGTAGCCGATGTAAACAGCTATGGGGGGTTCGTAAAGCAATACGAGATTGCCGTCAATCCCGACAGAATGAAGAGTGCAGGCCTTTCTCTTAATGACATTTTCACGGCTTTGGAAAACAATAACGAAAACACAGGTAGCGCTTATATAGAAAAAGGACAGTCTGCATATTTTATCCGCGGTATAGGACTAATCAAAAAAATAAGCGACATAGAGAATATCGTTGTCAAAAACAATGATTCAGGTATGCCAATACTCATAAGGGATATTGCAGATGTTAATTATGGAAATGCCACACGGTATGGTGCTTTCGTATCTGATACGGAAGAAGGTGTTGGCGGTGTTATTATGATGCTGAAGGACGCTAATGCCAAAGACGTGATAAAGAATGTTGAGGACAAGATAAACACGATACAAAAGACACTTCCTGCAGGAGTTAAAATAGAACCATACCTTAACCGTGCCGATCTGGTGCAACGAACGATTAGCACCGTAGCACGTAATCTGATAGAAGGTGCCTTGATTGTGATATTCATACTAGTACTCTTTCTAGGCAATGCAAGAGCAGGGTTTATTGTAGCATCAGTCATACCTCTGGCGATGCTTTTTGCCGTATCAATGATGAACCTGTTCGGAGTGTCAGGCAATCTTATGAGTCTTGGAGCAATAGACTTCGGACTTATTGTAGATGGTGCTGTGATAATTGTCGAAAGTGTCGTTTCGAATATCAGCGGTACCCGTTACAAGAATCCAAAACAGTCGACGATATCTGCAAAAGAAATGGACGAGACCGTTTTTCAGTCAGCCAAACGTATGATGAGTTCAGCCACATTCGGACAGATCATAATATTCATTGTATATATTCCAATAATGACACTCGTCGGCATAGAAGGTAAGATGTTCCGTCCAATGGCAGAAGTCGTTGCTTTTGCACTAATAGGCGCAACGATATTATCACTTACATATATACCGGTAATTTCTGCACTACTTTTAAGAAAACGGCAAACGAATAAGTCTAAGCTTTCCGAAAAAATTATGAAAGGCATATATTTGTTTTTCAGACCTATAATCCACTTTTCACTAAGGCATAAAATATCTGTAACAGTATCTGCCATTGCTATGTTCATCGTAAGCATTGCAATATTCAATACACTCGGCGGTGAATTTGTTCCACAATTAGAGGAAGGAGATCTCGCCGCAAGCGTAATAACGCTACAAGGCGGTTCACTATCTAACACTATAGAACAGGTTAAAAAAGCCAACAGAATTATTAAGTCGCAGTTTCCTGAAGTAAAACATGTAGTATGTAAAATCGGAACCGGCGAAATACCATCAGATCCGATGCCTTTCGAGACAGGCGACTACGTAATAACGCTAAAAGACAAGAGCCAATGGACATCGGCCAGCACGCGTGAAGAACTAGTAGAAAAGATGCAAAAAGCTTTATCACCACTTGCCGGAGTAAAATTTGAATTTCAACAACCTATACAGATGCGCGAAAACGAACTGATATCAGGTTCGAAGCAGGATGTGGCTATAAAAATATTTGGAGATGATCTGGATTCTCTGGCAGAAAAGGCAGATATTGTAAAAGACCTTATAACCGGTATACCTGGAGTTGAAGACATTAATGTAGAGAAAGTTACCGGATTAGCTCAGGTACAAGTGAAATACAATCGCGAGAGATTAGCCCAATATGGTATAAATGTAGGAGACGTAAACAGAGTTCTTCGTACAGCATTTTCCGGCAGTAAGGCCGGACAAGTTTACGATGGGGAAAAAAGATTTTCTCTTGTAGTAAGAATGGGTAAAGACTATCGCCATAGCATTGATGATATAAGATATCTGACTGTTCCCCTACCACACGGAGGACAAATACCGATGGAGCAGCTGGCAGAAGTATCTATAAAGGAAGGTCCGGCACAGATATCACGCGAGAACACAAGGCGCCGTATTACTATTGGTTTTAATGTCAGAGGAGGAGATGTGGAAACCATTATCCATGAGATACAAAACAGAATAGATGCAAAGCTTAAATTACCTGTGGGGTATTACGTTTCGTTCGGTGGACAATTTGAAAATCTACAACAGGCTAAAGCCAGATTGTCTATAGCAGTTCCAATAGCATTGTTACTTATATTCATACTATTATATTTTGCATTCAAATCAGTAAAGGAAGCTTTACTAATATATACAGCGGTACCTATGTCTGTAATAGGTGGAATATTAGCATTGTGGCTACGTGGAATGGATTTTTCAATATCAGCAGGAGTAGGATTTATAGCTCTTTTTGGCATAGCAGTCCTAAATGGCATAGTACTAATATCTGAATTCAACCGCCTTGAGCAAAAGGGAATGACAAATATTATTCAGCGCGTATTATGCGGAATACGTACACGTATACGTCCTGTTATGATAACTGCAACAGCAGCTTCACTCGGATTCTTCCCTATGGCTATATCAACATCTGCAGGTGCGGAAGTACAGAAACCTCTTGCCACAGTAGTTATAGGTGGATTAATATCAGCTACTCTACTAACACTTATTGTGTTGCCTATATTTTACATATTCTTCTCATCATTTTCGTTTAGAAATATACTCAGACGAATACCTAAATCATCATCTCCGGTATTAATAGCTACTATTATATTTAGTGCCTATTCTGTCAGCGGAATTGCACAGACGAGAATCAGCCTTGACGAAGCTCTGCGCATAGCATCTGAGAAGAACCTTACAATACGATCGGCAGACTATGACATAAAGATGCAGAAGGTTATTACCGGTACTTCTTTTGATATTCCAAAAACAGAATTATCAGGAGAATATGGAAAGATAAATTCATATTCGAAGGATAACAGTTTTTCTATCAGTCAGTCTTTTTCTATGCCTAGCGTGTATTCAAATCAACGTAAACTTGCAAAAGCTAATGTAAAAAGCAGCGAGTTCAATAGGATTGCTGTAATGTCAGACATAACAACAAGTATCAAACGAATATATAACCAGATGGTTTATCTAAATGAAAAGTTAAGGCTTTTACGTTATCAGGATACATTATATACACGCTTTACATCTATGGCTGAAATACGTTATAAAGCAGGTGAAACAAAAAAACTAGAATATATGGCAGCATGTTCACAACAGTCGGATATCCGAAACCGTATAGTTCAAACTTGCAAAGACATTGATATATGTTCTAGTCGTATGCAGACACTAATAAACTCATCTGAAAAGATATACCCTTCAATTGAAAGACTGGAACCTATAGTATATAATTCGACGACAGTTGACAATGCAGCATCAAAGAACCCAAATGTGGCACTTGCTATGCAACAGATAGAAAACGCAGGTATAGAATATAAGCTAGAGAGTAGTCGCATGCTTCCTGATTTTAAAATAGGTTTTAGCAGCCAGACTATAAGAGGCACTCAAGATGTTGGCGGTATTACGCGTACTTTTGGAACAGGCGACAGATTCAACAGCATACAGTTCGGTGTATCTGTTCCTTTGTTTTTCTCATCATCAAAGTCAAAAATAAAAGCTGCTGAGATAAAAACGATAATTGTAAAAAATGATGCCGAAATATACGCTCAGAATATAAAGAATGAATATCAAACGTTGTTATACAAATACGAAAAACAACAAAATGCTATATCATATTATCATGATCAGGCAGTACCAGAGGCTGATATGATAATATCACAATCGGAATACAGTTACAAGCATGGAGAAATAGCATATCCTGAATATATAGTTAACGTAACAAAAGCCTTTGATATAAAACAGAACTATATTGATACTGTAAACGATTACAACCAGACAGTAATATCTCTGGAATCAACTGAAGGTAAAATCTTTTAA
- a CDS encoding DUF6660 family protein, with translation MHIIKKYTDIKAFVYILCIYLIMLTVKPCADIHYCANKDKAMIENVQAQNNENHKNGIDDCSPLCVCNCCMAAVAQIKEISIDFIENTLPKDNNTLYISSTTQSAIRSVLQPPRTI, from the coding sequence TTGCATATCATTAAAAAATACACAGATATTAAAGCATTTGTCTACATATTATGCATTTATCTTATAATGCTCACTGTTAAACCGTGTGCAGATATACACTATTGTGCAAATAAAGACAAAGCAATGATAGAAAATGTACAAGCTCAAAATAATGAAAATCACAAAAATGGTATTGACGATTGCTCTCCTTTATGTGTTTGCAACTGTTGCATGGCAGCAGTAGCTCAGATAAAAGAAATAAGCATTGACTTTATTGAGAATACATTGCCTAAAGATAACAATACATTATACATTTCTAGCACCACTCAGAGTGCGATAAGATCAGTTCTACAACCGCCAAGAACTATCTAA
- a CDS encoding YgiQ family radical SAM protein, which translates to MKEYKLTDWLPTTKKEVELRGWSELDVILFSADAYVDHPSFGAAVIGRTLEAQGLKVAIVPQPDWHGDYRDFKKLGRPRLFFGVAPGCMDSMVNKYTANRRLRSEDAYSPDGRHDCRPEYPTIVYTKILKEIYPDVPVILGGIEASMRRLTHYDYWQDKLMRCILCDSNADMIIYGMGEKPIIAVCNELSDGKDIKEIKDIPQTVYLSPKEDIPNGINDSDILLHSHEECLRNKKAEAENFRHIEEESNKMHAQRLIQEVDGIYAVVNPPYPPMSTKDLDETFEYPYTRLPHPKYKGKRIPAYEMIKFSVNIHRGCFGGCAFCTISAHQGKFIVCRSKESILKEVREVMELPDFKGYLSDLGGPSANMYGLGGRNKNICEKCKKPSCINPQVCPNLDTDHTKLLEIYHAVDSVPGIKKSFIGSGVRYDLLLYKSKDEHANQAARQYTKELICNHVSGRLKVAPEHTNDNVLRLMRKPSFKQFEEFKREFDKINSEENLREQLIPYFISSHPGCKEEDMAELAALTKRLDFHLEQVQDFTPTPMTVSTETWYTGYDPYTLEPVFSAKTPREKLAQRQFFFWYKPEERRNIENELRKIGRTDLISQIYSGERNKQFSAEKKGKFSDNKPETDRHEKTENKNNTHNRRGKPGIERKNKRW; encoded by the coding sequence ATGAAAGAATACAAATTAACCGATTGGTTACCGACGACAAAAAAAGAAGTAGAGTTAAGAGGATGGTCAGAACTTGACGTAATCCTCTTCTCTGCAGATGCATATGTTGATCACCCGTCATTTGGAGCAGCCGTTATTGGTAGAACTCTTGAGGCACAGGGATTAAAGGTGGCAATAGTACCGCAACCAGACTGGCACGGCGATTATAGAGATTTCAAAAAGCTTGGTCGCCCTCGTCTGTTTTTTGGAGTTGCTCCAGGGTGTATGGATTCAATGGTTAATAAATATACGGCTAACCGTAGACTTCGTTCAGAAGATGCATATAGCCCTGATGGACGGCATGACTGTCGCCCAGAATATCCAACAATCGTATATACCAAGATATTAAAAGAGATATATCCTGATGTTCCTGTAATCTTAGGAGGTATTGAAGCATCAATGCGTAGACTCACTCATTATGATTACTGGCAGGATAAATTGATGCGTTGCATTCTTTGTGATTCAAATGCTGACATGATTATCTATGGTATGGGTGAAAAGCCTATTATAGCTGTATGTAATGAGTTATCAGATGGTAAAGACATAAAAGAGATCAAGGATATACCACAAACGGTTTACTTATCACCAAAAGAGGACATTCCAAACGGAATTAATGACTCTGATATTTTGTTGCACTCTCATGAAGAGTGTCTTCGCAATAAGAAGGCTGAAGCAGAAAATTTCCGCCATATTGAAGAAGAGTCTAACAAGATGCACGCTCAGCGACTTATTCAGGAGGTTGACGGCATCTATGCTGTGGTAAATCCACCTTACCCTCCTATGAGCACAAAAGATCTTGACGAAACTTTTGAGTATCCATATACACGTCTGCCACATCCTAAATACAAAGGTAAGCGTATTCCGGCATATGAGATGATAAAGTTTTCTGTCAATATCCATAGAGGATGCTTCGGAGGATGCGCTTTCTGCACTATCAGTGCTCACCAAGGCAAGTTCATAGTATGTAGAAGTAAGGAAAGCATACTAAAAGAAGTCAGGGAAGTTATGGAACTACCTGATTTCAAAGGTTACTTATCTGACCTTGGTGGACCTTCTGCCAACATGTACGGATTAGGTGGAAGAAACAAGAACATATGCGAGAAATGTAAAAAGCCTAGTTGTATAAATCCCCAAGTATGTCCTAATCTTGACACAGATCATACTAAACTGCTTGAAATATACCATGCTGTTGATTCTGTGCCGGGTATCAAAAAAAGTTTTATAGGTAGTGGTGTAAGGTACGATTTATTATTGTACAAGAGTAAGGACGAACACGCCAACCAAGCGGCACGTCAATATACTAAAGAGCTGATATGCAATCATGTAAGCGGCAGACTTAAAGTAGCACCTGAACACACAAACGACAATGTTTTGAGACTGATGCGAAAGCCTAGTTTTAAACAATTCGAAGAGTTCAAGCGTGAATTCGATAAAATTAATAGTGAAGAAAATCTACGAGAACAACTCATTCCATATTTTATAAGCAGTCATCCTGGATGTAAAGAAGAGGACATGGCAGAACTCGCAGCATTGACAAAACGTCTGGACTTCCATTTGGAACAGGTACAGGACTTTACCCCTACTCCAATGACTGTAAGTACAGAGACGTGGTATACAGGATACGATCCATACACACTTGAACCGGTATTCAGTGCGAAGACACCACGTGAAAAATTGGCACAGCGTCAATTCTTTTTCTGGTATAAGCCAGAAGAAAGAAGAAACATTGAGAATGAACTGCGTAAGATTGGCAGAACAGACCTTATCAGTCAGATTTACAGCGGAGAACGTAATAAGCAATTCTCAGCTGAGAAAAAAGGAAAATTTTCAGACAACAAACCAGAAACTGACAGGCATGAGAAAACGGAGAATAAGAATAATACACACAATCGAAGAGGGAAACCCGGAATAGAAAGAAAAAATAAACGCTGGTAA
- a CDS encoding 1-acyl-sn-glycerol-3-phosphate acyltransferase, producing the protein MVKKLCRWILYRLWGWKIDVTVDRPNKYILCLAPHTTNWDLLLGELYAHAEGFQCQFLMKKEWFFGPLGPFFRKIGGIPVWRSKHTSMTENLAAIAKDSKSFHLCITPEGTRSLNPNWKKGFYVIAQKAELPILLYGVDYEKRIIRCTRSITPSGDIDKDMRDIKLYYKDFKGKYPEKFTIGEL; encoded by the coding sequence ATGGTAAAAAAACTATGTCGCTGGATCTTATATAGACTTTGGGGGTGGAAGATAGATGTAACAGTCGACCGCCCCAATAAATATATTTTGTGTCTGGCCCCGCATACAACAAATTGGGATTTACTTTTAGGTGAGTTGTATGCACACGCCGAAGGTTTTCAGTGTCAGTTTTTAATGAAAAAGGAATGGTTTTTCGGTCCTTTAGGTCCTTTCTTCAGGAAGATTGGAGGTATACCTGTATGGAGATCTAAACATACCAGCATGACAGAAAACCTTGCAGCTATAGCAAAAGATAGCAAATCTTTTCACTTATGTATAACACCGGAAGGAACACGTTCTCTTAATCCTAATTGGAAAAAAGGATTCTACGTTATTGCTCAGAAAGCAGAACTCCCTATATTATTGTATGGTGTTGATTACGAGAAACGTATTATACGTTGTACACGTAGCATTACGCCTTCTGGTGATATTGATAAAGATATGCGTGATATAAAACTATATTATAAAGATTTCAAGGGCAAATACCCTGAGAAATTCACTATAGGAGAATTATAA